The following are encoded in a window of Oncorhynchus keta strain PuntledgeMale-10-30-2019 chromosome 10, Oket_V2, whole genome shotgun sequence genomic DNA:
- the LOC118362064 gene encoding protein disulfide isomerase Creld1 yields the protein MMRTGWHLLAAGLYSMLSQVVLVRGCMDSCKECSGPQNDLCLECRTGWTLHDNTCVDIDECGTELGQCPPNTYCFNTEGNYQCKGCDQACVGCMGAGPVRCRKCAAGYRLTGAKCLDIDECSERVLACSGLDEICTNLDGSFHCDCAEGFTRKNNVCVQKKLPSGVGEKGLFEDVQDEEVEVLQQMFFGVLLCALATLAAKGDMVFTSIFMGGVAAMAGYWLIDRGDHVLDSFLKGR from the exons ATGATGAGGACTGGCTGGCACCTCCTTGCTGCAGGGCTGTACTCAATGCTGTCCCAGGTAGTTCTGGTCCGAGGCTGTATGGACTCCTGTAAGGAATGCTCAGGGCCTCAGAATGACCTGTGTCTGGAGTGCAGAACAGGCTGGACCCTCCATGACAACACATGTGTAG ACATAGATGAGTGTGGCACAGAGCTGGGCCAGTGTCCCCCCAACACCTACTGCTTCAACACAGAGGGCAACTATCAGTGCAAAG GCTGTGACCAGGCCTGTGTAGGCTGTATGGGTGCTGGGCCAGTTCGCTGCAGGAAGTGTGCTGCTGGCTACAGACTAACCGGAGCAAAGTGTTTAG ATATAGATGAATGCAGTGAGCGGGTTCTGGCGTGTTCAGGGCTGGATGAGATCTGTACCAATTTGGATGGATCTTTCCACTGTGACTGTGCTGAAGGCTTCACACGCAAAAACAACGTCTGTGTGCAGAAAAAGCTACCCAGTG gtGTGGGTGAGAAGGGTCTGTTTGAGGACGTCCAGGATGAAGAGGTGGAGGTTCTACAGCAGATGTTCTTTGGGGTGCTGCTCTGTGCTCTGGCCACCCTGGCTGCTAAAGGAGACATGGTCTTCACCTCCATCTTCATGGGTGGAGTGGCGGCCATGGCTGGATACTGGCTCATAGACAGGGGAGACCACGTATTGGACAGCTTTCTGAAGGGACGCTAG